A genomic window from Streptomyces sp. NBC_00234 includes:
- a CDS encoding ABC transporter permease — protein sequence MPALRWIRRNMIVIAGLLTLGYMIVPNIVVMVFSFNKPNGRFNYAWQQFSLDAWKDPCGVADMCASLSLSFRIAIWATIGATVLGTMIAFALVRYRFRARGAINSLIFLPMAMPEVVMAASLLTLFLNMGAELGYWTVLIAHIMFCLSFVVTAVKARVMSMDPRLEEAARDLYAGPVQTFVRVTLPIAAPGIAAGALLAFALSFDDFIITNFNAGSTVTFPMFVWGSAQRGTPVQINVIGTAMFIIAVTVVLVGQLIANRRKNSAQP from the coding sequence ATGCCCGCCCTGCGCTGGATTCGCCGCAACATGATCGTCATCGCGGGTCTGCTGACCCTCGGGTACATGATCGTGCCGAACATCGTCGTGATGGTGTTCTCGTTCAACAAGCCCAACGGGCGCTTCAACTACGCCTGGCAGCAGTTCTCCCTGGACGCCTGGAAGGACCCCTGCGGCGTCGCCGACATGTGCGCCTCGCTGTCGCTCTCGTTCCGGATCGCGATCTGGGCGACGATCGGCGCGACCGTGCTCGGCACGATGATCGCCTTCGCACTGGTCCGCTACCGCTTCCGGGCGCGTGGCGCGATCAACTCGCTGATCTTCCTGCCGATGGCGATGCCCGAGGTCGTCATGGCCGCCTCGCTGCTCACGCTCTTCCTGAACATGGGCGCGGAGCTGGGCTACTGGACCGTCCTGATCGCCCACATCATGTTCTGCCTCAGTTTCGTGGTGACCGCGGTCAAGGCGCGGGTGATGTCGATGGACCCGAGGCTGGAGGAAGCCGCCCGGGACCTCTACGCGGGCCCCGTGCAGACGTTCGTCAGGGTGACCCTGCCGATCGCCGCCCCGGGAATCGCCGCGGGAGCGCTGCTCGCCTTCGCGCTCTCCTTCGACGACTTCATCATCACCAACTTCAACGCGGGCTCGACCGTGACCTTCCCCATGTTCGTCTGGGGTTCGGCACAGCGCGGCACGCCCGTGCAGATCAACGTCATCGGCACGGCGATGTTCATCATTGCCGTGACGGTGGTTCTCGTCGGTCAGCTCATCGCGAACCGGCGTAAGAACAGCGCACAACCCTAG
- a CDS encoding phosphatase PAP2 family protein — protein sequence MRETRRSQETAGDSGSALPQCRPGCAHAHTTGASGSGTPHRSDGRPPHTPRGARQTDPAGRPGTTPPVPGRPAPLVSVVAVLLTVFALITWQVLADGPLLGPDERVGEALAGRGPAGLADLFTDLGNMQVALPVLGCAIVFALVRGARRAPLYAALAMAAVPALVVPLKLWTDRQGPLTEATGYYPSGHTATSAVAYGAAAMLLVPYLKRSWTMPAAAVLLTAATSIGLVLRGYHWPLDVIASWCLSGVLLVALWVLSRRSRRRSSSRTPTG from the coding sequence ATGAGAGAAACACGCCGCTCGCAGGAGACTGCGGGCGACTCCGGTTCGGCGCTTCCCCAGTGCCGTCCCGGTTGTGCCCACGCGCACACCACTGGAGCCTCTGGCTCCGGAACTCCTCACCGATCGGATGGCCGCCCGCCCCACACCCCCCGGGGCGCGCGGCAAACCGATCCCGCCGGTCGTCCAGGAACAACCCCCCCTGTTCCTGGACGACCGGCTCCTCTCGTTTCCGTGGTGGCGGTGCTGCTCACGGTCTTCGCGCTCATCACCTGGCAGGTCCTGGCCGACGGCCCCCTGCTCGGTCCCGACGAGCGCGTCGGCGAGGCGCTGGCGGGCCGCGGTCCGGCCGGGCTCGCCGACCTCTTCACCGATCTCGGCAACATGCAGGTCGCGCTCCCGGTACTGGGCTGCGCGATCGTCTTCGCGCTGGTGCGCGGCGCCCGCCGCGCACCGCTGTACGCCGCACTCGCGATGGCCGCCGTGCCCGCGCTGGTGGTCCCGCTGAAGCTGTGGACCGACCGCCAGGGCCCTCTGACCGAGGCCACCGGCTACTACCCGTCGGGCCATACGGCCACCTCGGCCGTGGCCTACGGCGCGGCGGCGATGCTCCTGGTCCCGTATCTGAAGCGCTCATGGACGATGCCCGCCGCCGCCGTCCTGCTGACGGCGGCGACGAGCATCGGTCTGGTGCTGCGCGGCTATCACTGGCCGCTCGACGTGATCGCCAGCTGGTGCCTGAGCGGGGTGCTGCTGGTGGCGCTGTGGGTGCTCAGCCGCCGAAGTAGGCGTCGAAGTTCTTCGAGAACTCCCACTGGTTGA
- the gabT gene encoding 4-aminobutyrate--2-oxoglutarate transaminase: MSAIPQERSVVTAIPGPKSVELQARRLAAVAAGVGSTLPVFTARAGGGIIEDVDGNRLIDFGSGIAVTSVGASAEAVVRRASAQLADFTHTCFMVTPYEGYVEVCEQLAELTPGDHAKKSALFNSGAEAVENAVKIARAYTKRTAVVVFDHGYHGRTNLTMALTAKNMPYKQGFGPFAPEVYRVPVAYGYRWPTGAENAGAEASAQAIDQITKQIGADNVAAIIIEPVLGEGGFIEPAKGFLPAIAQFAKDNGIVFVADEIQSGFCRTGQWFACEDEGIVPDLITTAKGIAGGLPLSAVTGRAEIMDAAHAGGLGGTYGGNPVACAGALGAIETMRELDLNAKAKRIEEVMKGRLAEMQSKLPNGDIIGDIRGRGAMIAIELVQPGTKDPNPAAAAGLAKACHAEGVLVLTCGTYGNVLRFLPPLVIGEDLLNEGLDVLEQAFATV; the protein is encoded by the coding sequence ATGAGCGCAATCCCGCAGGAGCGCAGCGTCGTCACCGCCATTCCCGGCCCGAAGTCGGTCGAGCTCCAGGCTCGCCGCCTCGCGGCGGTCGCCGCAGGGGTGGGCTCCACTCTGCCGGTGTTCACGGCCCGCGCCGGTGGCGGGATCATCGAGGACGTGGACGGCAACCGTCTGATCGACTTCGGCTCCGGTATCGCCGTGACCTCGGTGGGCGCCTCCGCCGAGGCCGTCGTGCGCCGCGCGTCCGCGCAGCTCGCCGACTTCACCCACACCTGTTTCATGGTCACGCCGTACGAGGGTTACGTAGAGGTCTGCGAGCAGCTGGCCGAGCTGACGCCGGGCGACCACGCGAAGAAGTCCGCGCTGTTCAACTCGGGCGCCGAGGCCGTCGAGAACGCGGTGAAGATCGCCCGCGCCTACACCAAGCGCACCGCGGTCGTCGTCTTCGACCACGGCTACCACGGCCGGACCAACCTCACGATGGCTCTGACGGCGAAGAACATGCCGTACAAGCAGGGCTTCGGCCCGTTCGCGCCCGAGGTCTACCGCGTCCCGGTCGCGTACGGCTACCGCTGGCCGACCGGTGCCGAGAACGCCGGCGCCGAGGCGTCCGCGCAGGCCATCGACCAGATCACCAAGCAGATCGGCGCCGACAACGTCGCCGCGATCATCATCGAGCCGGTCCTCGGCGAGGGCGGCTTCATCGAGCCGGCCAAGGGCTTCCTCCCGGCGATCGCCCAGTTCGCCAAGGACAACGGCATCGTCTTCGTCGCGGACGAGATCCAGTCCGGCTTCTGCCGCACCGGCCAGTGGTTCGCCTGTGAGGACGAGGGCATCGTCCCCGACCTCATCACCACGGCGAAGGGCATCGCGGGCGGCCTGCCGCTCTCGGCCGTGACGGGCCGCGCCGAGATCATGGACGCCGCGCACGCCGGCGGCCTCGGTGGCACGTACGGCGGCAACCCGGTGGCCTGCGCGGGTGCGCTCGGCGCCATCGAGACGATGCGCGAGCTGGACCTGAACGCGAAGGCCAAGCGCATCGAGGAGGTCATGAAGGGCCGCCTCGCCGAGATGCAGTCGAAGCTCCCCAACGGCGACATCATCGGTGACATCCGTGGCCGTGGCGCGATGATCGCGATCGAGCTCGTCCAGCCCGGCACGAAGGACCCGAACCCGGCCGCCGCCGCGGGCCTGGCCAAGGCATGCCACGCCGAGGGTGTGCTGGTCCTCACCTGTGGCACGTACGGCAACGTCCTGCGCTTCCTGCCGCCGCTCGTCATCGGCGAGGACCTGCTGAACGAGGGCCTCGACGTCCTCGAGCAGGCTTTCGCCACGGTCTGA
- a CDS encoding ATP/GTP-binding protein: MDTEGTYGARDTRANKVPRPAAPPSAGPPPATPPPPPPAPPRPDRAPGTGPRLDEWLRTPRLPQEPGVWRYGHTPRPPEKPEGVSDRSLVVGTVIAVLCGVLVWSLWRNGYIPYRLVPLKLFTPREWWYVGSAGGPRTVEGVDALTVYEAVLFGLLVYACGRLGNWRELFARHVAGRGQPFLGVATAAMAALAQLLVWQDAVPLVRPVLVLVASVAGGEVFQSQSVVNVVYALITAAVLYPFARLGRWRELAAMYRKGRFGGPRAASAAEPAPETADDRWPELRAAGRTDAAETLTAEVRAGRMNDVDCARLRHAWTVARTHPDRLAGFTEAVLRAGGAAALHPSGRRDLPQRTARHDVLTGQVRIGRCADDPHNPYERRGSGLALEPALLGSSLLAVGPPGSGKSAALVRPVVESLALRALAGQAAVLAVGGAGAALGPDDAYDVVVSIGDPRSAHDFDLYGGTTDPDEAAGVLAEGLIGDVSTVDSRRAATVLAQLLGPYRTVHGHFPRVSELRELLDGAPGALDGLRRALEAGGHAAMLRELDARARQAGGAGDPGSVLADRIALLDRPAFAGFFATGDEARPFSLRSLEQLPLRVRIDLPERTHAEASRLLARLVLAQFTAVAAARADRSLFVCLVLDDATHTVTPETVRGIRRLRSVNAGAVLVLRTVDDVPEGLHTALMGAVGCCMAFSGVTTWDGKRFAEVWGKEWVSTREVAQHTVFADQPFTRAVHALRKLVTGKAVTTDAVTVRQVERERWSASELAYSVPAGHAVLSLTTVDGEHVPPLLVELGG, from the coding sequence ATGGACACCGAAGGCACGTACGGCGCACGGGACACACGGGCGAACAAGGTGCCCCGTCCCGCCGCGCCACCCTCCGCCGGACCCCCGCCGGCCACTCCGCCCCCTCCGCCGCCCGCCCCGCCGCGCCCGGACCGCGCCCCGGGGACCGGTCCGCGCCTGGACGAGTGGCTGCGCACCCCGCGTCTCCCGCAGGAGCCCGGCGTCTGGCGGTACGGCCACACGCCCAGGCCGCCCGAGAAACCCGAAGGCGTCTCCGACCGGTCCCTGGTGGTCGGCACGGTGATCGCGGTGCTCTGCGGAGTCCTCGTCTGGTCCCTGTGGCGCAACGGGTACATCCCCTACCGGCTGGTCCCGCTCAAGCTCTTCACCCCGCGCGAGTGGTGGTACGTGGGCAGCGCCGGCGGTCCGCGGACGGTGGAGGGCGTCGACGCCCTGACGGTGTACGAGGCCGTCCTGTTCGGGCTGCTCGTGTACGCCTGCGGACGCCTGGGCAACTGGCGCGAGCTCTTCGCGCGGCACGTCGCCGGGCGCGGGCAGCCCTTCCTCGGTGTGGCCACCGCGGCCATGGCGGCCCTGGCCCAGCTCCTCGTCTGGCAGGACGCCGTGCCCCTCGTCAGGCCCGTCCTGGTCCTCGTCGCCTCGGTCGCGGGCGGCGAGGTCTTCCAGAGCCAGAGCGTCGTGAACGTCGTCTACGCGCTGATCACCGCCGCGGTGCTGTACCCGTTCGCCCGCCTGGGCCGCTGGCGGGAGCTCGCCGCCATGTACCGCAAGGGCCGCTTCGGCGGCCCCCGTGCCGCCTCCGCGGCGGAGCCGGCCCCCGAAACGGCCGACGACCGGTGGCCCGAGCTGCGCGCGGCCGGACGGACGGATGCCGCCGAGACGCTCACCGCCGAGGTCCGCGCCGGCCGGATGAACGACGTCGACTGCGCACGGCTGCGCCACGCCTGGACCGTCGCCCGGACGCACCCCGACCGCCTCGCCGGATTCACCGAAGCCGTCCTGCGCGCGGGGGGCGCCGCCGCCCTGCATCCCTCCGGCCGGCGGGACCTGCCGCAGCGCACCGCACGGCACGACGTCCTGACGGGCCAGGTGCGCATCGGCCGGTGCGCGGACGACCCCCACAATCCCTACGAGCGCCGCGGCTCGGGTCTCGCCCTGGAACCCGCGCTGCTGGGCAGCTCCCTGCTGGCGGTGGGGCCGCCCGGCTCGGGCAAGTCCGCCGCTCTCGTACGGCCCGTCGTCGAGTCCCTCGCCCTCCGGGCGCTCGCCGGGCAGGCCGCCGTCCTCGCGGTGGGCGGGGCGGGAGCCGCGCTCGGCCCCGACGACGCGTACGACGTCGTGGTGAGCATCGGCGACCCCCGGTCCGCACACGACTTCGACCTGTACGGGGGGACGACCGATCCCGACGAGGCCGCCGGCGTCCTCGCCGAAGGGCTCATCGGCGACGTGTCCACGGTGGACAGCCGGCGCGCGGCCACCGTGCTCGCCCAGTTGCTCGGCCCCTACCGCACCGTCCACGGGCACTTCCCGCGCGTGTCCGAACTCCGCGAGCTGCTCGACGGCGCCCCCGGCGCCCTCGACGGGCTGCGCCGGGCGCTGGAGGCGGGCGGCCACGCGGCGATGCTGCGCGAACTGGACGCCAGGGCCCGGCAGGCGGGCGGCGCCGGAGATCCCGGGTCGGTGCTCGCCGACCGGATCGCGCTGCTCGACCGGCCCGCGTTCGCCGGATTCTTCGCCACCGGGGACGAGGCCCGCCCCTTCTCGCTGCGCTCCCTGGAACAGCTGCCCCTGCGGGTCCGTATCGATCTGCCGGAGCGCACCCACGCCGAGGCGTCCCGGCTCCTCGCCCGGCTCGTCCTCGCCCAGTTCACGGCCGTGGCCGCGGCGCGCGCCGACCGTTCGCTCTTCGTCTGCCTGGTCCTGGACGACGCGACGCACACCGTGACGCCCGAGACCGTGCGCGGCATCCGGCGGCTGCGGTCGGTCAACGCGGGCGCCGTGCTCGTGCTGCGCACCGTCGACGACGTCCCCGAGGGGCTGCACACCGCGCTGATGGGCGCCGTCGGCTGCTGCATGGCGTTCTCCGGCGTGACCACCTGGGACGGCAAGCGGTTCGCGGAGGTGTGGGGCAAGGAATGGGTGTCGACCCGGGAGGTCGCCCAGCACACGGTCTTCGCCGACCAGCCCTTCACCCGCGCCGTGCACGCCCTGCGCAAGCTGGTGACCGGCAAGGCGGTGACGACGGACGCCGTGACCGTACGGCAGGTGGAGCGGGAACGCTGGTCGGCCTCCGAACTGGCGTACTCCGTTCCGGCCGGGCACGCGGTGCTGTCGCTGACGACCGTGGACGGCGAGCACGTACCGCCGCTTCTGGTGGAACTCGGCGGCTGA
- a CDS encoding chitinase gives MERTGPPARLSGLLAALAATLLAAAGLVATAPPAGAADAELARNGGFEAGLDGWSCTAGSGAVVSTPVHGGTSALRGTPAGSDNAKCSQTVTVKPGSTYTLSSWVQGSYVYLGASGTGTTDVSTWTQSPGAWKQLSTTFTTGASTTSVTVYTHGWYGTPAYYADDLSLIGPGGDPVALPAVPAGLRAGTATSSSVPLSWNAASGSTGYHVYQGGAKVLTVTGTSATVTGLAASTAYSFQVAAVNAAGESAKSAAVSATTTAGGGGGGGDLPAHALVGYLHSSFANGSGYTRMADVPDSWDVINLAFGEPTSVTSGDIRFSLCPVAECPNVESAAEFKAAIKAKQAAGKKVLISIGGQNGQVQLATTAARDTFVSSVSKIIDEYGLNGLDIDFEGHSLSLNTGDTDFRSPTSPVIVNLISAVKTLKAKYGAGFVLTMAPETFFVQLGYQYYGSGPWGGQDPRAGAYLPVIHALRDDLTLLHVQDYNSGSIMGLDNQYHSMGGADFHIAMTDMLLTGFPVAGDQSRIFPALRPEQVAIGLPASTQAGNGHTSPAEVNKALNCLTKKTDCGSYQTHGTWPALRGLMTWSINWDRFNQWEFSKNFDAYFGG, from the coding sequence GTGGAACGTACGGGACCCCCTGCCCGATTGTCCGGACTTCTGGCCGCCCTCGCGGCGACGCTGCTCGCCGCCGCGGGACTGGTCGCCACCGCCCCGCCCGCCGGCGCCGCCGACGCCGAACTGGCCCGCAACGGCGGCTTCGAGGCCGGACTGGACGGCTGGAGCTGCACCGCCGGCAGCGGAGCGGTCGTCAGCACCCCTGTGCACGGCGGCACTTCGGCACTGCGGGGCACCCCGGCCGGCAGCGACAACGCCAAGTGCTCCCAGACCGTCACGGTCAAGCCCGGCTCCACCTACACGCTGAGCTCCTGGGTGCAGGGCAGTTACGTCTACCTCGGCGCGTCCGGCACCGGCACCACCGACGTGTCCACCTGGACCCAGTCGCCCGGCGCCTGGAAGCAGCTCAGCACCACGTTCACGACCGGGGCCTCCACCACCTCGGTGACCGTGTACACCCACGGCTGGTACGGCACCCCCGCCTACTACGCCGACGACCTCAGCCTCATCGGCCCGGGCGGCGACCCGGTCGCGCTGCCCGCCGTCCCCGCCGGGCTGAGGGCGGGCACGGCCACCTCCTCCTCCGTCCCGCTCTCCTGGAACGCCGCATCCGGATCCACCGGCTACCACGTCTACCAGGGCGGCGCCAAGGTCCTCACGGTCACCGGCACCTCCGCCACCGTGACCGGCCTGGCCGCCTCGACCGCGTACAGCTTCCAGGTCGCCGCGGTCAACGCCGCCGGTGAGTCCGCCAAGTCGGCCGCGGTCTCCGCCACCACCACGGCGGGCGGCGGCGGGGGCGGGGGAGACCTCCCGGCCCACGCCCTCGTCGGCTATCTGCACTCCAGCTTCGCCAACGGCTCCGGCTATACGCGGATGGCGGACGTGCCCGACTCCTGGGACGTCATCAACCTCGCCTTCGGCGAGCCGACCTCCGTCACCTCCGGCGACATCCGCTTCTCGCTCTGCCCGGTCGCCGAGTGCCCGAACGTGGAGTCCGCGGCCGAGTTCAAGGCCGCCATCAAGGCCAAGCAGGCCGCGGGCAAGAAGGTGCTCATCTCCATCGGCGGCCAGAACGGTCAGGTGCAGCTCGCCACGACCGCGGCCCGTGACACCTTCGTCTCCTCGGTCAGCAAGATCATCGACGAGTACGGGCTGAACGGCCTCGACATCGACTTCGAGGGGCACTCCCTCTCGCTGAACACCGGCGACACCGACTTCCGCAGCCCGACCTCACCGGTGATCGTCAACCTGATCTCGGCGGTCAAGACCCTCAAGGCGAAGTACGGCGCCGGCTTCGTCCTCACCATGGCCCCGGAGACCTTCTTCGTCCAGCTCGGCTACCAGTACTACGGCTCGGGCCCCTGGGGCGGCCAGGACCCCCGCGCGGGCGCCTACCTCCCGGTCATCCACGCCCTGCGCGACGACCTCACCCTGCTGCACGTCCAGGACTACAACTCGGGTTCCATCATGGGTCTGGACAACCAGTACCACTCGATGGGCGGCGCGGACTTCCACATCGCCATGACCGACATGCTCCTCACGGGCTTCCCGGTCGCCGGCGACCAGTCGAGGATCTTCCCGGCGCTGCGCCCCGAGCAGGTCGCCATCGGCCTGCCGGCCTCGACCCAGGCGGGCAACGGGCACACCTCGCCCGCCGAGGTGAACAAGGCGCTGAACTGCCTGACCAAGAAGACCGACTGCGGCAGCTACCAGACTCACGGCACCTGGCCCGCGCTGCGCGGGCTGATGACCTGGTCGATCAACTGGGACCGCTTCAACCAGTGGGAGTTCTCGAAGAACTTCGACGCCTACTTCGGCGGCTGA
- a CDS encoding NAD(P)/FAD-dependent oxidoreductase, whose product MAPVAMRTAAQSLAGAKPVSYWLDDPARPEALPALIGEERCDLLVIGGGYSGLWTALIAKERDPGRDVVLIEGHEVGWAASGRNGGFCAASLTHGLANGLERWPDEIGKLEELGERNLDAIEEAVARYSIDCEFERTGEIDVATEPHQLEELRAWHRETADLGFTGMEFLDQDAVRAEVDSPTFLGGLLDRRGVAMLHPAKLAWGLKRACLDLGVRMYEHTRGLDLVKSGPGMAVRTPYGRILAHKVALGTNIFPSLVKRVRPYTVPVYDYALMTEPLSDEQLAAIGWKNRQGLGDSANQFHYFRLSSDNRILWGGYDAIYPYGGRLSADLDQRPETFLKLAGQFFDCFPQLAGLRFTHAWGGAIDTCSRFSAFFGTAHQGRVAYAAGFTGLGVGATRFGADVMLDLLAGEKTERTELEMVRSKPLPFPPEPFAWAGIELTKRSLARADNNGGHRNLWLRTMDRLGLGFDS is encoded by the coding sequence ATGGCCCCAGTCGCCATGCGTACTGCCGCACAATCGCTCGCCGGCGCCAAGCCGGTCTCGTACTGGCTCGACGACCCCGCCAGGCCCGAGGCGCTCCCCGCGCTCATCGGGGAGGAGCGCTGCGATCTGCTCGTCATCGGCGGTGGTTACAGCGGTCTGTGGACCGCATTGATCGCCAAGGAGCGGGACCCCGGTCGCGATGTCGTCCTGATCGAGGGGCACGAGGTGGGCTGGGCCGCCTCGGGCCGCAACGGCGGCTTCTGCGCCGCCTCCCTCACCCACGGTCTGGCCAACGGCCTGGAGCGCTGGCCGGACGAAATCGGGAAGCTGGAGGAACTGGGCGAGCGGAACCTCGACGCCATCGAGGAGGCCGTCGCCCGCTACTCCATCGACTGCGAGTTCGAACGCACCGGTGAGATCGACGTCGCCACCGAACCGCACCAGCTCGAAGAGCTGCGCGCCTGGCACCGGGAGACCGCGGATCTCGGCTTCACCGGGATGGAGTTCCTGGACCAGGACGCGGTGCGGGCGGAAGTCGACTCGCCGACCTTCCTGGGCGGGCTCCTGGACCGGCGCGGTGTCGCCATGCTGCACCCCGCGAAGCTGGCCTGGGGCCTGAAGCGGGCCTGCCTGGACCTCGGCGTGCGGATGTACGAGCACACCCGCGGGCTCGACCTGGTCAAGTCCGGTCCGGGGATGGCGGTCCGCACACCGTACGGGCGGATCCTGGCGCACAAGGTCGCGCTCGGTACGAACATCTTCCCCTCGCTCGTCAAGCGCGTACGCCCGTACACCGTCCCGGTCTACGACTACGCGCTGATGACCGAACCCCTCAGCGACGAGCAGCTGGCCGCGATCGGCTGGAAGAACCGGCAGGGGCTCGGCGACAGCGCCAATCAGTTCCACTACTTCCGGCTCTCCTCGGACAACCGGATCCTGTGGGGCGGATACGACGCGATCTATCCGTACGGAGGCCGGCTCAGCGCCGACCTGGACCAGCGGCCCGAGACCTTCCTCAAGCTCGCGGGCCAGTTCTTCGATTGCTTCCCGCAGCTCGCCGGTCTGCGCTTCACCCACGCGTGGGGAGGCGCGATCGACACGTGCTCGCGCTTCTCCGCCTTCTTCGGCACGGCCCATCAGGGACGGGTCGCCTATGCGGCCGGATTCACCGGGCTCGGGGTCGGCGCGACCCGGTTCGGGGCCGATGTGATGCTCGATCTGCTCGCCGGTGAGAAGACGGAGCGGACCGAGCTGGAGATGGTCCGTTCGAAGCCTCTTCCCTTCCCGCCCGAGCCGTTCGCCTGGGCCGGTATCGAGCTCACCAAGAGGTCGCTCGCCAGGGCCGACAACAACGGCGGCCACCGCAACCTGTGGCTGCGGACGATGGACCGGCTGGGTCTCGGCTTCGACAGCTGA
- a CDS encoding ABC transporter permease: MTVTEAPPAPPKEPAELAVRKPSARKRLVPYWLLLPGILWLIVFFAIPMVYQASTSVQTGSLEKGFEVTWHFQTYWDALKDYYPQFIRSLLYAGSATILCLVLGYPLAYLIAFKAGRWRNLVLVLVIAPFFTSFLIRTLAWKTILADGGAVVDLLNTLHVLDVTSWLGWTESNRVLATPMAVVCGLTYNFLPFMILPLYTSLERIDGRLHEAAGDLYATPATTFRKVTFPLSMPGVVSGTLLTFIPASGDYVNAELLGSTDTKMVGSVIQSQFLRVLDYPTAAALSFILMAIVLLMVTFYIRRSGTEDLV, encoded by the coding sequence GTGACCGTCACCGAAGCGCCCCCCGCGCCACCGAAAGAGCCCGCCGAGCTGGCTGTGCGCAAGCCCTCGGCCCGCAAGCGGCTCGTCCCCTACTGGCTGCTGCTCCCCGGCATCCTGTGGCTGATCGTGTTCTTCGCGATCCCGATGGTCTACCAGGCGTCGACCTCCGTGCAGACCGGATCCCTGGAGAAGGGGTTCGAGGTCACCTGGCACTTCCAGACCTACTGGGACGCGCTGAAGGACTACTACCCGCAGTTCATCAGGTCCCTGCTGTACGCCGGTTCCGCCACGATCCTGTGTCTGGTGCTCGGCTACCCGCTCGCGTACCTGATCGCGTTCAAGGCGGGCCGCTGGCGCAACCTCGTGCTGGTCCTGGTCATCGCGCCGTTCTTCACCAGCTTCCTGATCCGTACGCTCGCCTGGAAGACGATCCTCGCGGACGGCGGGGCGGTCGTGGACCTGCTGAACACGCTGCACGTCCTGGACGTCACCAGCTGGCTCGGCTGGACCGAGTCCAACCGGGTGCTCGCCACCCCGATGGCGGTCGTCTGCGGTCTGACGTACAACTTCCTGCCGTTCATGATCCTGCCGCTCTACACCTCGCTGGAGCGGATCGACGGCAGGCTGCACGAGGCGGCGGGCGATCTGTACGCGACCCCCGCCACCACCTTCCGCAAGGTGACGTTCCCGCTCTCGATGCCGGGTGTCGTCTCCGGCACGCTGCTGACCTTCATCCCGGCCAGCGGTGACTACGTCAACGCGGAACTGCTCGGCTCCACCGACACCAAGATGGTGGGCAGCGTCATCCAGTCGCAGTTCCTGCGGGTCCTGGACTATCCGACGGCCGCCGCGCTCTCGTTCATCCTCATGGCGATCGTCCTGCTGATGGTCACCTTCTACATCCGCCGCTCCGGGACGGAGGACCTGGTCTGA